One part of the Streptomyces ferrugineus genome encodes these proteins:
- a CDS encoding MFS transporter, translating into MTGAYVEILRARHAARLLVGTLIGRLPNAVAALAIVLFVRAEGGSYSLAGALAAVYGVANAVGQPLLGRLVDLYGQPRVQLPAAVASALAMAVFAFAGIGALTTAYVAVAAAGLFTPPLEGGLRALWSSVLHKEGQVHTAYAMDAVAQEVMFTVGPLLLTLCASLWSAQAALLVLNVIGVLGALSVVVSPPSRAWRSAPREAHWLGALRSAGLLVLLAAFLFVGVAMGSIAVAAVSYADDNGGDVVYGWLMAGLGLGALVGGTVYGARQWGGEPARRLRVLVALLAVCYLPLMLMPGAVAMTLLAVLAGVFLAPCIACAFVLVDHHAPRGTVTEAFSWLVTTFTVGASVGTGLAGPVVEAGGAFWGFAVPGAAGAVSLLVLLATGRVLAAPARGAVVAASSENDPNRAAEPRFSSGDRA; encoded by the coding sequence ATGACCGGCGCATATGTGGAGATCCTCAGGGCGAGGCACGCCGCCCGGCTGCTCGTCGGCACGCTCATAGGGAGGTTGCCGAACGCGGTGGCCGCGCTCGCGATCGTGCTGTTCGTGCGTGCGGAGGGCGGTTCGTACAGTCTGGCCGGGGCGCTGGCGGCGGTGTACGGGGTCGCCAACGCGGTGGGTCAGCCCTTGCTGGGGCGGCTGGTGGACCTGTACGGGCAGCCGAGGGTGCAGCTGCCCGCGGCGGTCGCCTCGGCGCTGGCGATGGCCGTGTTCGCCTTCGCGGGCATCGGCGCGCTGACGACGGCCTACGTCGCGGTGGCGGCCGCCGGGCTGTTCACGCCGCCGCTGGAGGGCGGTCTGCGGGCGCTGTGGTCGTCGGTCCTGCACAAGGAGGGCCAGGTGCACACGGCGTATGCGATGGACGCGGTGGCGCAGGAAGTCATGTTCACGGTGGGTCCGTTGCTGCTGACGCTGTGCGCGTCGCTGTGGTCGGCGCAGGCGGCGCTGCTGGTGCTGAACGTGATCGGGGTGCTCGGCGCGCTGTCGGTGGTGGTGTCGCCGCCTTCGCGCGCGTGGCGCTCGGCGCCGCGTGAGGCGCACTGGCTGGGGGCGCTGCGTTCGGCGGGGCTGCTGGTGCTGCTGGCCGCGTTCCTGTTCGTCGGGGTGGCGATGGGGTCGATCGCGGTGGCGGCGGTGTCGTACGCGGACGACAACGGCGGCGATGTGGTGTACGGCTGGCTGATGGCGGGCCTGGGGCTGGGCGCGCTGGTCGGTGGCACGGTGTACGGGGCGCGGCAGTGGGGCGGGGAGCCGGCGCGGCGACTACGGGTGCTGGTAGCGCTTCTGGCGGTGTGTTACCTGCCGCTGATGCTGATGCCGGGCGCGGTGGCCATGACCCTGTTGGCGGTGCTCGCGGGGGTGTTCCTGGCGCCGTGCATCGCGTGTGCGTTCGTACTGGTGGACCATCATGCGCCGCGGGGGACGGTCACCGAGGCGTTCTCCTGGCTGGTGACGACGTTCACGGTGGGCGCGTCGGTCGGTACGGGCCTTGCGGGGCCGGTGGTCGAGGCGGGCGGGGCCTTCTGGGGGTTCGCCGTGCCGGGGGCCGCGGGGGCGGTGTCGTTGCTGGTCCTGCTGGCCACGGGGCGGGTCCTCGCAGCTCCCGCCAGGGGTGCGGTCGTTGCGGCTTCATCGGAAAATGATCCAAACCGTGCTGCCGAACCCCGTTTCAGCTCAGGGGATCGGGCGTAA
- a CDS encoding FKBP-type peptidyl-prolyl cis-trans isomerase, translating into MRRIAGLLVVPLLLLSASACGSDDKGSDSSSTQNGVPAITKGAEFGQKPTLAKGEGDPPKELKVEVIKEGDGAELKKGDAAEVNYLGQEYDESKPFDNSFDRGQPFSLTLGAGGVIKGWDSGLQGQKVGSRVELVIPPDQGYGPQGQGEIKGNATLVFVVDIVKGTSIPASAKGTEVAQDSTDLPKVGTNTDGKAPEVTMPKDTDPPKKLVSNYVLESDGAVVKGTDSVVVNYVALLWEGGKKFDSTYQRGKTETFALDQMAIKGLKNGLAGKKAGSRVLLVLPPDQAFGDQEQQGIPKNSTLVFAVDILAVM; encoded by the coding sequence GTGCGCCGAATTGCAGGCCTTCTTGTCGTGCCGCTGCTGCTGCTCTCAGCGTCGGCGTGCGGCAGCGACGACAAGGGCTCCGACTCCAGCTCGACCCAGAACGGAGTGCCCGCGATCACCAAGGGCGCCGAGTTCGGGCAGAAGCCGACCCTGGCCAAGGGGGAGGGCGATCCGCCGAAGGAGCTGAAGGTCGAGGTCATCAAGGAGGGGGACGGCGCCGAGCTCAAGAAGGGCGATGCGGCCGAGGTGAACTACCTCGGCCAGGAGTACGACGAGTCGAAGCCGTTCGACAACAGCTTCGACCGCGGCCAGCCGTTCTCGCTCACCCTGGGTGCGGGCGGTGTCATCAAGGGCTGGGACAGCGGCCTGCAGGGGCAGAAGGTCGGCAGCCGGGTCGAGCTGGTCATCCCACCGGACCAGGGCTACGGCCCGCAGGGCCAGGGCGAGATCAAGGGCAACGCGACGCTCGTGTTCGTCGTGGATATCGTGAAGGGCACGTCCATCCCCGCCTCGGCCAAGGGCACGGAGGTCGCCCAGGACAGCACCGATCTGCCGAAGGTCGGTACGAACACGGACGGCAAGGCGCCTGAGGTGACCATGCCGAAGGACACCGACCCGCCGAAGAAGCTGGTCTCCAACTACGTCCTGGAGAGCGACGGCGCCGTCGTCAAGGGCACCGACTCCGTGGTGGTGAACTATGTCGCGCTGCTGTGGGAGGGCGGCAAGAAGTTCGACAGCACGTACCAGAGGGGGAAGACGGAGACGTTCGCGCTGGACCAGATGGCGATCAAGGGTCTGAAGAACGGTCTCGCGGGCAAGAAGGCCGGCAGTCGGGTGCTGCTGGTCCTGCCGCCGGACCAGGCCTTCGGTGACCAGGAGCAGCAGGGCATCCCGAAGAACTCCACGCTGGTCTTCGCCGTCGACATCCTCGCCGTGATGTAA
- a CDS encoding FKBP-type peptidyl-prolyl cis-trans isomerase, giving the protein MSMEKPEIDFPGGEPPADLEIKDIWEGDGEVAQAGQTVTVHYVGVSFSTGEEFDASWNRGTPFRFPLGGGRVIKGWDLGVQGMKVGGRRQLTIPAHLAYGNQSPTPAIKPGETLIFVVDLLGV; this is encoded by the coding sequence GTGAGCATGGAGAAGCCCGAGATCGACTTCCCCGGCGGCGAGCCCCCGGCGGACCTCGAGATCAAGGACATCTGGGAGGGCGACGGCGAGGTCGCGCAGGCGGGCCAGACCGTCACCGTGCACTACGTGGGCGTGTCCTTCAGCACGGGTGAGGAGTTCGACGCCAGCTGGAACCGCGGTACGCCGTTCCGCTTCCCGCTGGGCGGCGGCCGCGTCATCAAGGGCTGGGACCTGGGCGTGCAGGGCATGAAGGTCGGCGGCCGCCGCCAGCTGACCATCCCGGCGCACCTCGCCTACGGCAACCAGAGCCCCACCCCGGCGATCAAGCCCGGTGAGACCCTGATCTTCGTGGTCGACCTGCTCGGTGTCTGA
- a CDS encoding helix-turn-helix transcriptional regulator: MAIAKAERLMNLALCLLGTRRPLSKRELRESIEAYLEAGSDDSFNRMFERDKDDLRELGLVIETVENLDGEVGYLARRDSNRLPPITLDAEEAAALGLAAKVWQQARLAGAASGALQKLRAAGLPEDVDPYEAHGALEPRIPVHEAAFEPLMLACRDRRPVVFDYRKATAARPEPRHVEPWALECWRGHWYLAGWDRDRGAERVFRLSRITGRVRSRSGRFTAEVPDVVTVRETVASWAGETADRSALIRLRTDAGYPLRAKATAVRELGDGWDELEIPYGHGLDAWLVEFGPDVVVLEPAELRADVMDRLRAVAKG; encoded by the coding sequence ATGGCCATTGCCAAGGCCGAGCGGCTCATGAACCTGGCGCTGTGTCTGCTCGGGACGCGGCGGCCGCTGAGCAAGCGCGAGCTGCGTGAGTCCATCGAGGCCTATCTGGAAGCCGGCTCCGACGACTCCTTCAACCGGATGTTCGAGCGCGACAAGGACGATCTGCGCGAGCTCGGCCTGGTCATCGAGACCGTCGAGAACCTCGACGGCGAGGTCGGCTATCTGGCCCGCCGCGACAGCAACCGGCTGCCGCCCATCACCCTCGACGCCGAGGAGGCCGCCGCCCTGGGCCTGGCCGCCAAGGTGTGGCAGCAGGCCCGGCTCGCGGGCGCGGCCAGCGGTGCCCTGCAGAAGCTGCGCGCGGCCGGGCTGCCGGAGGACGTCGACCCGTACGAGGCGCATGGCGCGCTCGAGCCCCGTATCCCGGTGCACGAGGCCGCGTTCGAGCCGCTGATGCTGGCCTGCCGGGACCGTCGCCCGGTCGTCTTCGACTACCGCAAGGCCACCGCCGCCCGCCCCGAGCCGCGGCATGTGGAGCCGTGGGCGCTGGAGTGCTGGCGCGGCCACTGGTATCTGGCGGGCTGGGACCGCGACCGCGGCGCCGAGCGGGTGTTCCGGCTGTCGAGGATCACCGGCAGGGTGCGCAGCCGCAGTGGCCGCTTCACCGCCGAGGTCCCCGATGTCGTCACCGTGCGGGAGACGGTCGCGAGTTGGGCGGGGGAGACCGCCGACCGCTCCGCGCTGATCCGGCTGCGGACGGACGCCGGGTACCCCCTTCGGGCGAAGGCCACCGCGGTGCGGGAACTCGGGGACGGCTGGGACGAGTTGGAGATTCCGTACGGTCATGGCCTGGATGCCTGGCTGGTGGAGTTCGGGCCGGACGTGGTGGTCCTGGAGCCCGCCGAGTTGCGGGCCGACGTGATGGACCGGCTGCGTGCCGTGGCCAAGGGCTGA
- a CDS encoding ubiquitin-like protein Pup, translating to MATKDTGGGQQKATRSTEEVEEQAAETQASEDLKERQEKLSDDVDSVLDEIDDVLEENAEDFVRSFVQKGGQ from the coding sequence ATGGCAACCAAGGACACCGGCGGCGGACAGCAGAAGGCCACGCGTTCCACTGAGGAGGTCGAGGAGCAGGCGGCTGAGACGCAGGCTTCTGAGGACCTCAAGGAGCGGCAGGAGAAGCTGAGCGATGACGTCGACTCGGTTCTGGACGAAATCGATGATGTGCTCGAGGAGAACGCAGAGGATTTCGTTCGCTCATTTGTGCAAAAAGGTGGGCAGTAG
- a CDS encoding LacI family DNA-binding transcriptional regulator, whose amino-acid sequence MAPGSTRPTSRDVAQAAGVSQAAVSLVLGDKWRGRVSETTAERVRQAARELGYRPNLAARNLRLGRTRTVLLVVPALTTEFFAGVYTGAARIAAQHGFGVVLYPSPEGIGPARDPFASAQAALDGVIASSMAADALTAIRGDQLPLVMLDSDPEGSLGAATVNLDITDGVRQVAEHLLGLGHRRFLHLAADVASWTFDVRARELATRIGHVPGTSLLTVQAPIAIEGALAAAGTALSAKGPRPTAIICDDDKLAAGAYKAARRLGLRIPDDISVTGLDDLALATAIDPELTTVRLDAELFGERGMQALLAVLEGREPEEGDIPVQLVVRGSTAPPSVP is encoded by the coding sequence GTGGCACCCGGCAGCACCCGCCCCACCAGCCGAGACGTCGCCCAGGCAGCGGGCGTCTCCCAGGCCGCGGTCTCCCTCGTCCTCGGCGACAAATGGCGCGGCCGCGTCTCCGAGACCACGGCCGAACGCGTCCGCCAGGCAGCCCGCGAACTCGGCTACCGCCCCAACCTCGCCGCCCGCAACCTGCGCCTCGGCCGCACCCGCACCGTGCTCCTGGTGGTCCCCGCCCTCACCACCGAATTCTTCGCGGGCGTCTACACCGGCGCCGCCCGCATCGCCGCCCAGCACGGCTTCGGCGTCGTCCTCTACCCCTCCCCCGAAGGCATCGGCCCGGCCCGCGACCCCTTCGCCTCCGCACAGGCCGCCCTCGACGGCGTCATCGCCTCCTCCATGGCCGCCGACGCCCTCACCGCCATCCGCGGCGACCAGCTCCCCCTCGTCATGCTCGACAGCGACCCCGAGGGCAGCCTCGGCGCCGCGACCGTGAACCTCGACATCACCGACGGCGTCCGACAGGTCGCCGAACACCTGCTCGGCCTCGGCCACCGCCGTTTCCTGCACCTCGCGGCCGACGTGGCCTCCTGGACCTTCGACGTACGCGCACGCGAGCTCGCCACACGCATCGGCCACGTACCCGGCACCTCACTGCTCACCGTCCAGGCACCCATCGCCATCGAAGGCGCCCTGGCCGCCGCCGGCACCGCCCTCTCCGCCAAAGGCCCCCGCCCCACGGCGATCATCTGCGACGACGACAAACTCGCCGCCGGCGCCTACAAGGCCGCACGACGCCTCGGCCTGCGCATCCCCGACGACATCTCCGTCACCGGCCTCGATGACCTCGCCCTCGCCACCGCCATCGACCCCGAACTCACCACCGTCCGACTCGACGCCGAACTCTTCGGGGAACGGGGCATGCAAGCCCTCCTGGCCGTCCTGGAAGGCCGCGAACCCGAGGAGGGCGACATTCCGGTCCAGCTCGTCGTCCGAGGCTCCACAGCCCCGCCCAGCGTGCCCTGA
- a CDS encoding endonuclease VII domain-containing protein yields MRDGLQVYCRECASAYHQARQVAKGRNVRPRVDVPAGHKYCRTCGKIKPHSEWTRNRSASDGFATLCKSCKAIKGRAGHLKRHYGITEAERDEMIASQMGLCVICLKAPAVHVDHCHETGRVRGVLCFNCNSAIGKLGDDPDAVRRAAAYLEGIAWKPTLVAPGVYQLPS; encoded by the coding sequence ATGCGTGATGGGCTGCAGGTCTACTGCCGGGAGTGCGCGTCGGCGTACCACCAGGCGCGGCAGGTGGCCAAGGGGCGCAACGTGCGGCCGCGAGTGGACGTACCCGCAGGCCACAAGTACTGCCGCACGTGCGGCAAGATCAAACCGCACAGTGAGTGGACGCGGAATCGCAGCGCTTCGGACGGCTTCGCGACGCTCTGCAAGTCATGCAAGGCGATTAAGGGGCGGGCTGGCCACCTCAAGCGTCACTACGGCATCACCGAAGCCGAACGCGACGAGATGATCGCCTCTCAAATGGGGCTCTGCGTGATCTGCCTGAAAGCTCCGGCCGTACATGTGGATCACTGCCACGAGACGGGTAGGGTCCGTGGCGTACTGTGCTTCAACTGCAATTCGGCCATCGGCAAGTTGGGAGACGATCCCGACGCCGTCCGCCGGGCCGCCGCTTACTTGGAAGGAATCGCGTGGAAGCCAACACTCGTAGCACCGGGCGTCTACCAGCTGCCTTCCTGA
- the pafA gene encoding Pup--protein ligase, whose translation MDRRIFGLENEYGVTCTFRGQRRLSPDEVARYLFRRVVSWGRSSNVFLRNGARLYLDVGSHPEYATPECDNVTELVTHDKAGERILEGLLVDAERRLHEEGIAGDVYLFKNNTDSAGNSYGCHENYLVARHGEFSRLADILIPFLVTRQLLCGAGKVLQTPRGAVYCVSQRAEHIWEGVSSATTRSRPIINTRDEPHADAERYRRLHVIVGDSNMSETTMLLKVGATDLVLRMIEAGTVMRDLTLENPIRAIREVSHDITGRRKVRLASGREASALEVQREYYEKAVDFCERRGIRTGTVEQVLELWGRTLDAIETEDLDRIGTEIDWVMKYKLIERYRAKHNMTMSHPRVAQIDLAYHDIHRRRGLYYLLEKKGQAARICNDLKIFEGKSVPPQTTRARLRGDFIRRAQEQRRDFTVDWVHLKLNDQAQRTVLCKDPFRSVDDRVEKLIAGM comes from the coding sequence ATGGACCGCCGCATTTTCGGGCTGGAGAACGAGTACGGCGTCACGTGCACGTTCAGGGGACAGCGCCGCCTGTCGCCTGACGAGGTGGCGCGGTACCTCTTCCGCCGTGTCGTGTCATGGGGCCGCAGCAGCAATGTCTTTCTGCGGAACGGCGCCCGCCTCTATCTCGACGTGGGATCGCATCCGGAATACGCGACACCCGAGTGTGACAACGTGACCGAGCTGGTCACCCACGACAAGGCCGGCGAACGCATTCTGGAAGGACTCCTGGTAGACGCGGAACGACGCCTGCACGAGGAGGGAATCGCGGGCGACGTCTACCTCTTCAAGAACAACACCGACTCGGCGGGCAACTCCTACGGTTGCCACGAGAACTACCTCGTGGCGCGGCACGGGGAGTTCTCCCGGCTCGCGGACATCCTCATTCCGTTCCTCGTCACGCGTCAGCTTCTGTGTGGTGCCGGCAAGGTGCTGCAGACGCCGCGCGGCGCGGTCTACTGCGTCAGCCAGCGGGCCGAGCACATCTGGGAGGGCGTCTCCTCGGCGACGACCCGCTCCCGGCCCATCATCAACACCCGCGACGAGCCCCACGCGGACGCCGAGCGCTACCGGCGGCTGCATGTCATCGTGGGCGACTCCAACATGTCCGAGACGACCATGCTGCTCAAGGTCGGCGCCACCGACCTGGTGCTGCGCATGATCGAGGCGGGCACGGTGATGCGCGATCTGACCCTGGAGAACCCGATCCGGGCGATCCGCGAGGTCAGCCACGACATCACGGGCCGGCGCAAGGTGCGGCTGGCCAGTGGCCGGGAGGCCTCGGCGCTGGAGGTGCAGCGCGAGTACTACGAGAAGGCCGTGGACTTCTGCGAGCGCCGCGGGATCCGTACGGGCACGGTCGAGCAGGTCCTGGAGCTGTGGGGCCGCACCCTGGACGCGATCGAGACCGAGGACCTCGACCGTATCGGCACCGAGATCGACTGGGTGATGAAGTACAAGCTCATCGAGCGGTACCGGGCCAAGCACAACATGACCATGTCGCATCCGCGGGTCGCGCAGATAGACCTCGCCTACCACGACATCCACCGGCGTCGTGGCCTGTACTACCTGCTGGAGAAGAAGGGGCAGGCGGCGCGGATCTGCAACGACTTGAAGATCTTCGAGGGCAAGTCCGTTCCGCCGCAGACCACCAGGGCCCGGCTGCGCGGCGATTTCATCCGCAGGGCCCAGGAACAGCGCCGCGACTTCACCGTGGACTGGGTCCATCTCAAGCTCAATGACCAGGCGCAGCGCACGGTGTTGTGCAAGGACCCGTTCCGTTCGGTGGACGACCGGGTGGAGAAACTGATCGCCGGAATGTGA
- the prcB gene encoding proteasome subunit beta — protein sequence MEANTRSTGRLPAAFLTPGSSSFMDFLSEHQPEMLPGKRQLPPTQGVIEAPHGTTIVATTFPGGVVLAGDRRATMGNVIAQRDIEKVFPADEYSAVGIAGTAGLAVEMVKLFQLELEHFEKVEGAQLSLEGKANRLSTMIRSNLGMAMQGLAVVPLFAGFDVDREKGRIFSYDVTGGRSEEQGFAATGSGSIFARGAMKKLFRDDLTEAEATTLVVQALYDAADDDSATGGPDVARRIYPIVTVITEDGFRRLGDDESSEIARSILERRLEQPDGPRAALL from the coding sequence GTGGAAGCCAACACTCGTAGCACCGGGCGTCTACCAGCTGCCTTCCTGACGCCTGGGTCGTCCTCGTTCATGGACTTTCTCTCCGAGCATCAGCCGGAGATGTTGCCCGGTAAGCGTCAACTGCCGCCCACACAGGGTGTGATCGAGGCGCCGCACGGCACCACGATCGTGGCCACGACCTTCCCTGGAGGCGTTGTCCTCGCTGGTGACCGGCGCGCCACCATGGGCAATGTCATCGCCCAGCGTGACATCGAGAAGGTGTTCCCGGCGGACGAGTACTCGGCCGTCGGTATCGCCGGCACCGCCGGTCTGGCTGTCGAGATGGTCAAGCTCTTCCAGTTGGAGCTGGAGCACTTCGAGAAGGTCGAGGGCGCTCAGCTCTCGCTGGAGGGCAAGGCGAACCGGCTGTCGACCATGATCCGGTCCAACCTGGGCATGGCCATGCAAGGGCTGGCTGTGGTGCCGCTCTTCGCGGGGTTCGACGTCGACCGGGAGAAGGGGCGGATTTTCTCCTACGACGTGACCGGTGGTCGTTCGGAGGAGCAGGGTTTCGCCGCCACCGGCTCGGGTTCGATCTTCGCGCGTGGCGCCATGAAGAAGCTCTTCCGTGATGACCTCACCGAGGCCGAGGCCACGACACTCGTCGTGCAGGCCCTGTACGACGCGGCTGACGACGACTCGGCGACCGGTGGTCCCGATGTCGCCCGCCGGATCTACCCGATCGTCACCGTGATCACCGAGGACGGTTTCCGTCGGCTCGGCGATGACGAGTCCTCCGAGATCGCGCGTTCCATTCTGGAGCGGCGCCTGGAGCAGCCCGACGGCCCGCGGGCCGCGCTGCTGTAG
- the prcA gene encoding proteasome subunit alpha: MSTPFYVSPQQAMADRAEYARKGIARGRSLVVLQYADGIVFVGENPSRALHKFSEIYDRIGFAAAGKYNEYENLRIGGVRYADLRGYTYDRDDVTARGLANVYAQTLGTIFSSAAEKPYEVELVVAEVGETPEGDQIYRLPHDGSIVDEHGSVAVGGNAELISNYLDQRHQDGMSLAEALKLAVQALSRESNGTQREIPAERLEVAVLDRTRPQSRKFKRIVGRQLGRLLEAGGAATEAESSENGEDSEESGASEE, encoded by the coding sequence GTGTCGACGCCGTTCTATGTCTCACCCCAGCAGGCCATGGCCGACCGGGCGGAGTACGCCCGCAAGGGCATCGCCCGTGGTCGCAGCCTGGTTGTGCTGCAGTATGCCGATGGCATCGTGTTCGTCGGCGAGAACCCGTCCCGTGCGCTGCACAAGTTCAGCGAGATCTATGACCGGATCGGTTTCGCGGCCGCCGGCAAGTACAACGAGTACGAGAATCTGCGGATCGGTGGCGTCCGCTACGCCGATCTTCGTGGTTACACCTATGACCGTGATGACGTGACGGCTCGGGGTCTGGCGAACGTGTACGCGCAGACGCTGGGCACGATTTTCTCGTCCGCGGCCGAGAAGCCGTATGAGGTGGAGCTGGTCGTCGCCGAGGTGGGGGAGACCCCTGAGGGTGATCAGATCTATCGGCTGCCTCATGACGGGTCGATCGTGGATGAGCACGGTTCGGTGGCGGTCGGCGGCAATGCCGAGTTGATCAGTAATTATCTGGATCAGCGTCATCAGGACGGTATGAGTCTTGCCGAGGCGCTGAAGCTGGCGGTGCAGGCGTTGTCCCGTGAGTCGAACGGTACGCAGCGGGAGATCCCGGCCGAGCGTCTCGAGGTCGCGGTGCTGGACCGTACGCGTCCGCAGTCGCGGAAGTTCAAGCGCATCGTGGGTCGTCAGCTGGGTCGCTTGCTGGAGGCCGGCGGTGCGGCGACCGAGGCCGAGAGTTCCGAGAACGGTGAGGACTCGGAGGAGTCCGGCGCCTCCGAGGAGTAG
- the dop gene encoding depupylase/deamidase Dop, whose amino-acid sequence MTVRRVMGIETEYGISVPGHPNANAMLTSSQIVNAYAAAMHRARRARWDFEEENPLRDARGFDLAREAADASQLTDEDIGLANVILTNGARLYVDHAHPEYSAPEVTNPRDAVLWDKAGERIMAEAAERAAQLPGAQPIHLYKNNTDNKGASYGTHENYLMKRETPFSDIVRHLTPFFVSRQVFAGAGRVGIGQDGHEHGFQLSQRADYFEVEVGLETTLKRPIINTRDEPHADAEKYRRLHVIIGDANLSEISTYLKLGTTALVLSMIEDGFIAVDLAVDQPVRTLHQVSHDPSLKRLITLRSGRTLTAVQLQMEYYELSRKYVEERYGADADDQTKDILSRWEDTLNRLERDPMSLAGELDWVAKRELMEGYRRRDNLDWDAAKLHLLDLQYADVRPEKGLYNRLAARGRMKRLMDEETVERAKAKPPEDTRAYFRGRCLEQYADDVAAASWDSVIFDLPGRDSLQRVPTLEPLRGTRNHVKELLDRCRTAEDLVRVLSGG is encoded by the coding sequence ATGACCGTACGGCGAGTAATGGGCATCGAGACGGAGTACGGGATCTCCGTCCCCGGCCACCCCAACGCCAATGCCATGCTCACCTCATCCCAGATCGTCAACGCCTACGCGGCGGCGATGCACCGGGCCCGCCGGGCCCGCTGGGACTTCGAGGAGGAGAACCCGCTGCGGGATGCGCGAGGCTTCGACCTCGCCCGCGAGGCCGCCGACGCCAGCCAGCTCACCGACGAGGACATCGGTCTCGCCAACGTGATCCTCACCAACGGCGCACGGCTCTACGTCGACCACGCACACCCCGAATACAGCGCCCCCGAGGTCACCAACCCGCGCGACGCCGTCCTCTGGGACAAAGCCGGCGAGCGCATCATGGCCGAGGCCGCCGAACGCGCCGCCCAGCTGCCCGGCGCCCAGCCCATCCACCTCTACAAGAACAACACCGACAACAAGGGCGCCTCCTACGGCACGCACGAGAACTACCTGATGAAGCGGGAGACCCCCTTCTCCGACATCGTGCGCCACCTCACCCCCTTCTTCGTCTCCCGCCAGGTCTTCGCCGGAGCCGGCCGCGTCGGCATCGGCCAGGACGGCCACGAACACGGCTTCCAGCTCAGCCAGCGCGCCGACTACTTCGAAGTGGAGGTCGGCCTGGAGACCACCCTGAAGCGCCCGATCATCAACACCCGCGACGAGCCCCACGCCGACGCCGAAAAGTACCGCCGCCTCCACGTGATCATCGGCGACGCGAACCTCTCGGAGATCTCGACGTACCTGAAGCTGGGCACCACGGCGCTGGTCCTGTCGATGATCGAAGACGGCTTCATCGCGGTGGACCTGGCCGTCGACCAGCCGGTTCGCACGCTGCACCAGGTCTCGCACGACCCGTCCCTGAAGCGGCTCATCACCCTCCGTAGCGGCCGCACACTCACCGCCGTCCAGCTCCAGATGGAGTACTACGAGCTCTCCCGCAAGTACGTCGAGGAGCGCTACGGCGCGGACGCCGACGACCAGACCAAGGACATCCTGTCCCGGTGGGAGGACACCCTCAACCGCCTCGAGCGCGACCCCATGAGCCTCGCCGGCGAACTGGACTGGGTCGCCAAACGGGAGCTCATGGAGGGCTACCGCCGCCGCGACAACCTCGACTGGGACGCCGCCAAGCTCCACCTCCTCGACCTCCAGTACGCCGACGTGCGCCCCGAGAAGGGCCTCTACAACCGTCTGGCGGCCCGCGGCCGCATGAAGCGCCTCATGGACGAGGAGACCGTCGAACGGGCGAAGGCGAAGCCGCCGGAGGACACACGCGCGTACTTCCGAGGCCGCTGCCTGGAGCAGTACGCCGACGACGTCGCCGCCGCCTCCTGGGACTCCGTGATCTTCGACCTGCCCGGCCGGGACTCCCTCCAGCGCGTTCCAACCCTCGAACCACTTCGCGGAACGCGAAATCACGTCAAGGAACTCCTGGACCGCTGCCGCACAGCAGAAGACCTGGTCAGGGTCCTGTCAGGCGGCTGA